One Pectinophora gossypiella chromosome 25, ilPecGoss1.1, whole genome shotgun sequence DNA window includes the following coding sequences:
- the LOC126378072 gene encoding zinc finger protein 91-like — protein MFAPSQELKSTNIFDTSVSREESESNEFEIRNVFQSTQADTKQIVVKNMGEEMSDHVIDEGIFAEPFVHMVSGKSQTSSLYSGHIVPSTFIQDYTNHSEERRSENYEQQHKNNILFPLVLLENWGPKLEGSSLYCKDCQILFPTSDALQAHNMSEHTFLVPTCNNEPIKSSVKGSSHILYQCKTCDILYDNYDKAVEHSQNHLNDMANNVIIMQCLKCDKKFDSTSINKHRELHIESNKTEDSLILFKIVTFDYTALFKSEWMLMFWAAKVPEKQILSIINRSIYFQYKDIKFKVVKDGPENAVLFKCAKCERHINPSTLTDHMDWCQGESEYICPLNNCGLKFCGTEAPWHSNQHEWSDTFKIVLFNEERDKKFNEILKWHSAKAKVNPDKKLYYYYQCRKCKCCTDARTDIATHRCCYAVHRILCDKCDLFFAGSKIYKRHKKLHDDGHIDKKMTRMTIYFKPKTFTIPGKSSKKLSYKCGSCGSSFHDKAEFTKHMLICRSVGQKARHNNLYHCKNCSLNFMLLEDLENHVASGDYCGSHVTKYKCRICGLLFTKETLQRHNEMHHNQMKLTSTHLNVIKTKLDLFNTAKDKEVDSRVLMKGILGDILDQSPVQNKSNDIPTGKTEESVLNNDLFSNTLYKCDSCSTHFLTADILEWHIRNSKHDVAKSNCTFCEYDFTVNDLPTHIFIHHDQMGSKRDNFDIISNSEATNSANIFQDMKCLESNMEIFNTVQPTSENS, from the coding sequence ATGTTTGCCCCAAGTCAAGAGTTAAAATCTACAAACATTTTTGATACATCAGTATCTAGAGAAGAATCCGAATCAAACGAATTCGAAATCCGTAATGTCTTTCAAAGCACTCAAGCTGATACAAAACAGATTGTGGTAAAAAATATGGGTGAAGAGATGTCTGATCATGTTATTGATGAAGGGATATTCGCGGAACCATTCGTCCATATGGTCAGTGGCAAATCTCAAACATCAAGTTTGTATTCCGGTCATATTGTACCAAGCACTTTTATACAAGACTACACAAACCACAGTGAAGAAAGACGTAGTGAAAATTATGAACAACAgcataaaaacaatatattatttcCTCTAGTTCTTCTTGAGAACTGGGGACCCAAGTTAGAAGGTAGCTCTTTGTATTGCAAAGATTGTCAAATCTTATTCCCTACAAGCGACGCACTGCAGGCCCATAACATGTCTGAACACACATTCCTAGTTCCTACATGCAACAATGAACCTATAAAATCATCTGTAAAAGGCAGTAGTCATATACTCTATCAGTGTAAAACATGTGACATTTTGTACGATAACTATGATAAAGCTGTGGAACACAGTCAGAACCATCTTAATGATATGGCAAATAACGTAATCATAATGCAGTGTCTAAAGTGTGACAAGAAATTCGACTCTACTTCTATTAATAAACACCGAGAGCTACACATCGAAAGTAACAAAACTGAGGAttctttaattttgtttaaaattgtaACATTTGATTACACAGCATTATTCAAATCGGAGTGGATGCTTATGTTTTGGGCTGCCAAAGTTCCTGAGAAGCAAATCTTGTCAATTATAAATCGAAGTATTTATTTCCAATATAAGGATATCAAATTTAAAGTTGTGAAGGATGGACCGGAAAACGCGGTTTTATTTAAATGCGCCAAGTGCGAACGGCACATTAATCCATCAACCCTTACAGACCATATGGATTGGTGCCAAGGTGAGAGCGAATACATCTGTCCACTGAACAATTGCGGGCTGAAATTCTGCGGTACTGAAGCGCCCTGGCATTCGAACCAACACGAATGGTCAGACACATTTAAAATTGTCCTCTTCAACGAAGAAAGAGACAAGAAATtcaatgaaattttaaaatggcATAGTGCTAAGGCGAAAGTAAACCCCGataaaaagttatattattattaccagtGTAGAAAATGTAAGTGTTGCACAGATGCCCGGACTGACATAGCCACGCATAGATGCTGttatgcggttcacagaattcTCTGCGATAAGTGCGACCTCTTTTTTGCTGGTAGCAAAATATATAAGAGACACAAAAAGTTGCATGATGATGGACATATTGACAAGAAAATGACCAGGATGACGATATATTTCAAACCTAAAACTTTCACAATCCCCGGAAAGTCTTCGAAAAAACTTTCATACAAATGTGGTAGTTGTGGATCTTCATTCCACGATAAAGCTGAATTTACAAAGCACATGCTCATTTGCAGATCAGTCGGACAGAAAGCAAGACACAATAATCTATATCATTGCAAAAACTGTTCATTAAATTTTATGCTGTTGGAAGATTTGGAAAACCATGTAGCATCTGGAGATTATTGTGGCAGCCACGTCACCAAATATAAATGTCGCATCTGTGGACTGCTATTTACTAAAGAAACATTGCAAAGGCATAATGAAATGCATCATAATCAAATGAAGTTAACATCGACTCATTTAAATGTAATCAAAACAAAGCTTGACCTTTTTAATACAGCGAAAGACAAAGAAGTCGACAGTAGAGTCCTAATGAAAGGTATTCTCGGCGATATCTTAGATCAAAGTCCGGTACAAAATAAATCTAACGACATACCTACTGGAAAGACAGAGGAATCGGTGTTAAATAacgatttatttagtaatacaCTTTATAAGTGCGATAGTTGTTCCACACACTTCCTAACAGCCGATATATTGGAGTGGCACATCAGAAATTCGAAACATGACGTTGCAAAGTCGAATTGTACTTTTTGTGAATATGATTTTACTGTAAATGATCTTCCAACACACATATTCATTCATCATGATCAAATGGGATCGAAACGAGATAACTTTGATATTATAAGCAATAGCGAAGCAACAAACAGTGCAAACATTTTTCAAGATATGAAATGTTTAGAATCTAACATGGAAATATTTAACACTGTTCAACCGACCAGCGAAAATAGCTAA